The following are encoded together in the Lactuca sativa cultivar Salinas chromosome 1, Lsat_Salinas_v11, whole genome shotgun sequence genome:
- the LOC111915692 gene encoding epidermis-specific secreted glycoprotein EP1 yields the protein MASPHSIYATSLLLLLSFQLLWTISEAVVHASDTFTYVNEGDFGDYFVEYDANYRALPPFSNPFQLCFYNTTPNAFTLALRMGTVRSKSLMRWVWEANRGNPVRENATLTFGTDGNLVLADSGGRIAWQTNTANKGVVGFQMLPTGNMVLHDGKGNFIWQSFDYPTDTLLVGQSLRAGGASMLVSRASDENNINGQYSLVMEPRHLAMYYKGANSPIPMLYWTSIEWFTIMKGSLTNLTLNSVTDPDEGFIYYMSFDYFTTNPSSSSNRYMAYSRYNNTLSYLRLGIDGNLRFYTYTPNVQDVAWELVYTFLDRGSLEGECQLPERCGKFGLCENSQCVACPTPNGLSGWSKDCEAKKVPCKASDFGYYKLEGVDHFMITYTTGDDGRKQSECESKCTKDCKCMGYFYHTDDSRCWIAYDLKTLTRVENSAHLAYIKTPKK from the coding sequence ATGGCTTCTCCGCATTCCATCTATGCAACTTCTCTTCTACTTTTGCTTAGTTTTCAATTACTTTGGACCATTTCTGAAGCTGTAGTGCATGCTTCAGACACCTTCACATACGTAAACGAAGGTGATTTTGGAGATTATTTCGTGGAGTACGATGCAAATTATCGTGCCCTTCCGCCTTTTAGTAATCCATTCCAGCTTTGTTTCTACAACACCACCCCTAACGCATTCACTCTAGCCCTTCGTATGGGAACCGTCCGATCTAAGTCCCTCATGCGTTGGGTTTGGGAAGCAAACCGGGGAAACCCAGTTCGTGAGAACGCCACCCTCACCTTCGGTACAGATGGAAACCTTGTCCTGGCGGATTCCGGTGGCCGGATTGCCTGGCAAACTAACACCGCCAACAAAGGTGTCGTCGGTTTTCAGATGCTGCCAACTGGTAACATGGTTCTTCATGATGGCAAGGGAAATTTCATATGGCAAAGCTTTGACTACCCTACGGACACTCTCTTGGTGGGTCAATCTCTCCGAGCTGGTGGTGCCAGTATGCTGGTGAGCCGAGCTTCTGACGAGAACAACATCAATGGACAATATAGCTTGGTCATGGAGCCTAGACACCTAGCCATGTATTACAAGGGCGCCAACTCGCCTATTCCAATGCTTTATTGGACCTCTATCGAATGGTTCACCATTATGAAGGGTAGTTTGACTAACCTAACTCTTAATTCAGTCACAGATCCTGATGAGGGTTTTATTTATTACATGAGTTTCGATTACTTCACCACAAACCCCTCATCCAGTTCGAATCGCTACATGGCCTACTCAAGATATAACAACACGTTATCTTATCTTAGACTTGGGATAGATGGGAACCTTCGATTCTACACGTATACTCCAAATGTGCAAGACGTCGCCTGGGAACTGGTATACACGTTTCTCGACAGGGGTTCCTTGGAAGGCGAGTGCCAGTTGCCAGAACGATGTGGGAAGTTTGGGCTATGTGAGAATAGCCAATGTGTCGCATGCCCAACACCAAACGGACTAAGTGGGTGGAGCAAAGATTGTGAGGCAAAGAAGGTGCCTTGTAAAGCAAGTGACTTTGGGTACTACAAGCTTGAAGGTGTTGACCATTTTATGATTACGTACACAACCGGAGATGATGGAAGGAAGCAAAGCGAGTGCGAAAGCAAATGCACCAAGGACTGTAAATGCATGGGATATTTCTACCACACGGATGATTCAAGGTGCTGGATTgcttatgatttgaaaacattaacACGAGTTGAAAACTCGGCTCATTTGGCGTACATCAAAACACCTAAGAAGTAG